TCATCTGCTGGATCATCGCGATCTCGGATTCGAGCCGCTCGCGGTAGCGTTCGACGTCGATCTCGCGGCCGGCGGCCTTCGCCGCGGCGAGGCGGTCGTCGAGACCGCGCCGCGCGTCCTCGGCCAGCACCTCGTCGAGACTGCGGCCGGCCGGCACCTGGTAGACCGGGAACTTGTTGTCGCCGAAGCGCATGTCGAGGTTGCAGCGTTCGGCCAGCCGCACCGTCTCGTCCACGGCTTCGGGCGCGTGCGGGAAGGCCGCCAGCATCTCGTCGTGGCCTTTGACGTAGAGCTGGTCGGTGCCGAACTTCCAGCGGTCCTCGTCGATCAGGCGTTTGCCGGTCTGCACGCACAGCAGCACCTCGTGCGCGACGTGATCGTCGTGCTCGAGGTAGTGGCAGTCGTTGGTCGCGACGAGAGGGATGCCCATCTCCTTCGACCACGGAATCAGCACCTCGTTGACCTTGCGCTGCTCGGCGAGATGGTTGTCCTGGATCTCGAGGTAGTAGCGGTCGCCGAACAGCGTCGAATACTCTTCGATGGCCGCGCGCGCCTTGTCGAGGCGGTCGGCCGTGATCGCGGTGGCGACCTCTCCCGCAAGGCAGCCCGAAAGGCAGATCAGCCCTTCGTTCCACTCGCGCAGGATCTCCTTGTCGATGCGCGGCTTGTAGTAGAAACCGTCCTTGTAGCTCTGCGAGACCAGCCGAGACAGGTTCGCGTATCCCTTCGCGTTCATCGCGAGCAGGATGAGGTGGTTGTTGCCGGCGCGCTCGTAGTCGGCGGCAGCCACCGCCGCGCGCTCGAGCCGGCTTCGGGGCGCCACGTAGACCTCGCAGCCGATGATCGGCTTCAGGTCTTCCTTGCGAGCGGCCTTGTAGAAGTCGACCGCGCCGAACATGTTGCCGTGGTCGGTCATCGCGACCGACTTGAGGCCCATCTTCTTGAGCTTCGGCATCAGCCGGCTGATCTTGTTCGCGCCGTCGAGAAGGCTGTACTGGGTGTGAAGGTGGAGGTGGGCGAAGCCCTTCTGCACCGTAATCCCGTCCTCACAGTCCGCGCCGTGCACGTGTCCCGCTGCCGGCTTGCCCACCGTCACTCCCATTCGACCGTCGCGGGAGGCTTGGTCGAGATGTCGTAGACCACGCGGTTCACGCCGCGAACCTCGTTCGCTATCCGCGACGCCGTACGCGCGAGCACATCTGGCGGAAAGCGGAACCAGTCGGCCGTCATGCCGTCTTCGCTGACGATGGCGCGTAGCGCGATGACCTTGTCGTAGGTGCGATAGTCGCCCTGCACGCCGACCGTCCGCACCGGAAGCAGCACGGCAAACGCCTGCCAGATCTCGGAGTAAAGATCCGCACTGCGGATCTCCTCGATGAAGATCGTGTCGGCGCCGCGAAGGATCGTCAGGAACTCGCGCGTGATGGGACCGAGGACGCGTACGGCAAGCCCGGGTCCGGGGAACGGATGACGCCACAGCCAGTCGTGCGGCAGGCCGAGCACCGCGCCGAGCGCACGCACTTCGTCCTTGAACAATTCGCGCAGCGGTTCGACCAGCTGCATGTGAAGCCGCTCCGGAAGCCCGCCGACGTTGTGGTGACTCTTGATGACCGCCGACGGCCCCTTGACCGACTCCGACTCGATGACGTCCGGATAGAGCGTCCCCTGTCCGAGAAACGTCGCGCGCGCGCGGCCGGGCCGCGGCTTGAGCGCCGCGTCCTGGAACACGTCGACGAACACGCCGCCGATCGTCTTGCGCTTCTTCTCCGGATCTTCGATTCCGGCGAGCGCATCGAGGAAGCGGTCGGCCGCATCGACGAACACGAAGTCGTCTCCGAAGCGTGGACCCAGCATCGCGCAGACCTGCTCGGCTTCGCCTTCGCGAAGCAGTCCGTTGTCGACGAACACGCAGGTCAGCTGCCCCGGCACTGCGCGCTCGATCAGCGCCGCAGTCACGGTGGAATCGACGCCGCCGCTGATGCCGCAGACGACCTGCTGGTCGCCGACGAGCTTGCGGATCCGCGCCACGGCCGCATCGATGTAGTTCTCCATCGTCCAGTCGGCGGCAAGTCCGCAGATGCGGAACAGGAAGTTCTCGAGGATCTCGCGGCCGCGCCGGCTATGGACGACTTCGGGATGGAACTGCACGGCCCAGCGCCGCTTCGAAGGGCAGCGAATCGCAGCGAACGGAGAGTTCCGGGTGTGCGCGATCGACTCCCAGCCGTTCGGCAGCTTCTCCAGCCGATCGCCGTGGCTCATCCACACCGACGTGCTTCCACCCTTGTCGAAGCCGGCCAGCAGGTCGTCGTCGTTGTCGATGACGACGTCGGCCTGCCCGTACTCACGATGCGCGGAGCGAAGCGTGACGCCGCCGTCGGCAAGGCCGAGGATGCCCATGCCGTAGCAGATGCCGAGCATCGGCACGCCGAGCTCGAAAATCTCCGGCGACGGCGACGGTGCGCCTTCGTCGTAGACGCTCGCCGGTCCGCCCGACAGGATCACCGCCGCCGGCGCCATCGCGCGGATGCTCTCGGCAGGAAAGTTGAATGGATGGATTTCGCAGTACACCTTCGCCTCACGCACGCGGCGCGCGATGAGCTGGGTGTACTGGCTGCCGAAGTCGAGGATCAGGACGGTCTGCAAGACACTATTCCTCGGGTTTGCCGGAGGCAGGAGACGTTTCGAACAATTCGAGAATGAATGCGACGAGGGCGATCGAAGCCGAAAGTACCAGCACGACGAACATCAGCGCAAAGGGCCCGAGATATGGCGCGAGGTGCTGCGCGGTGTCGGGGTCCGGAACGCTGGATGCCACTTTCGCAAATGAGATGAGCGCCAGAAGCGCGATCAGTACGCTGGCGCACTGCACAGCAAAGTACGGGACGCGCCCCACCCATTCCTTCCAGATCGCGGTCATCAGGTAGACCGCGAGTCGCAAGGGCGCCATCGCAAGCAGCCCGGCGACCAAGGCGGCCGGAAGCGGCGCATCATGGGCAGTCGCCATGCCCAACGGGAAACAGACGTACGACACGGCGTTTAACAGATCGATTCCTTTCGGCTTTGGCCGCTCGAAAGTCGTTGTCGTCGATAATTCCAATAAGGACTATTCTCTCTGATAATTCGGCGGTTCCTTGGTCATCACTACATCGTGCACGTGGCTCTCGCTGAGGCCCGCGGGCGACACGCGCATGAAGCGCGCCTTGTTGCGAAGATCGTCGAGGCTCTCGGCGCCGATGTAACCCATTCCGGCCTTCAGGCCGCCGACGAGCTGGTGGATCGTCGCGCCAGATGCGCCTTTGAACGGCGTGCGGCCTTCGATGCCTTCGGGCACCAGCTTGATGTCTTCGGTTTCCTGCTGCGCGTAGCGGTCCTTGCTCTGGCCGCCGCGCATCGCTTCGAGCGAGCCCATGCCGCGGTACACCTTGTACGTGCGGCCCTGGTAGAGAACCGTCTCACCGGGGCTTTCCTCGGTGCCGGCGAGAAGACTGCCGATCATGCATGCCGATGCACCGGCCGCGAGCGCCTTGGTAATGTCGCCGCTGAAGCGGATGCCGCCGTCGGCGATCACCGGTACGCCGGCCTTGCTGGCCGCGGCACACGCGTCGACGACCGCGGTCAGCTGCGGGATGCCGACACCGGAGATGATCCGCGTCGTGCAGATCGATCCGACGCCCATGCCGACCTTGACGCCGTCGGCGCCCGCATCGATCAGCGCCTGCGAGCCTTCGGTGGTTGCGACGTTGCCGCCGATCACCTGGAGGTCGGGAAACGTCCTTTTGATCTCCGCGACGGTCTCGAGAACGTTCTTCGAATGTCCGTGCGCGGTGTCGACCGCGACCACATCGACTCCGGCATCGACGAGCGCCTGCACGCGCGCAACGCGATCGATGCCGACACCGACCGCGGCGCCGCAGAGCAGGCGTCCGTGGACGTCCTTGCTCGCGCTCGGGAACTCGATGGACTTCTGGATGTCCTTGACCGTAATCAGGCCGACGAGCTTGCCGCTGTCGTCGACCACGAGCAGCTTCTCGATGCGGTTGCGGTGAAGCTTGGCGGTCGCGTCTTCGAGTGTGATGTCGGCGCGCGTGGTCACGAGCTTCTCGCTCGTCATCAGCTCGGAGACCTTGCGCTGGAGGTTCTTCTCGAAACGCACGTCGCGATTCGTGAGGATGCCGACGAGCCGCCCGCTGGTCGTGACCGGCAGGCCCGAGATCGAGTGCCGCGACATCAGCTCGAGCGCGAGCGACAGCGGCACGTCGGGCTCGACCGTCAGCGGATCGCGGACCATCCAGCTCTCGCTCTTCTTTACGCGGGCGACTTCGGCGGCCTGGTCGTCCGGGGAAAGATTGCGGTGGATGAATCCAATCCCGCCGACGCGCGCCATCGAGATCGCCATGCGCGACTCGGTTACCGTGTCCATTGCGGCGCTGATCAGTGGGATGCGAAGAGAAATCTGCCGGGTCAGCCTGGTGCTGACGTCGGCGTTGGCCGGCAGGATCGAGGATTCACCCGGTACGAGCAGGACGTCGTCGAAGGTGAGAGCCTCGCGAAGGTTGTCCAAGGCTTCCATCTTTGCCTTGTATCGACCGACCTTTTACGTTGCAAGAATTCCCCGCGGGATGTGCACATCCCATACGGACTCCGTCGCATGATCCGCAGCTATCTCCAGACGACCCCCCGCATCGATCCGACCGCATGGATCGCGCCGTCGGCCGACGTCGTCGGCGACGTCGAGATCGGCCCCGGCTCGTCGGTCTGGTACGGCACGGTCGTGCGCGGCGACGTGTTCCCGATCCGCATCGGCGCGCGCACCAACATCCAGGATCATTCGGTGCTGCACGTGACCCACGAGCGCTATGCGACCGTGCTCCACGACGACATCACGATCGGTCATCGCGTGGTGCTCCACGGCTGCACCATCGAAAGCGGCGCGCTCGTCGGCATCGGCGCGATCGTTCTCGACCAGGCCGTAATTGGCGCCGGTTCGCTCGTCGGTGCGGGTGCGCTCGTCACTCCGGGTACGAAGGTTCCGCCGGGGATGGTCGTGATGGGATCGCCGGCGAAAGTCATCCGCGAGGTGACCGACAAGGAGCGCGCGTGGATGGAAGAGGCGGCGCGCAACTATGTCGGGTACGCGCGCAATCATTCGGCGAGCGATTGACCGATGCCGCTCGCCGCCGCCGTCGATTTCCAGCTGCCTCCTGCCTTCCATTTCGCGGCAACCTTCGTTTTCGCACTGACCGGTGCGCTGGCCGCGTGTCGCCGGCACTACGACGTCGTCGGAGTCTTCGTTCTCGCGTTCGTTGCCGGAGTCGGCGGCTCGCTGCTTCGCGACGGGCTGTTCCTCGGGGT
This sequence is a window from Candidatus Limnocylindrales bacterium. Protein-coding genes within it:
- the dnaE gene encoding DNA polymerase III subunit alpha, whose amino-acid sequence is MGKPAAGHVHGADCEDGITVQKGFAHLHLHTQYSLLDGANKISRLMPKLKKMGLKSVAMTDHGNMFGAVDFYKAARKEDLKPIIGCEVYVAPRSRLERAAVAAADYERAGNNHLILLAMNAKGYANLSRLVSQSYKDGFYYKPRIDKEILREWNEGLICLSGCLAGEVATAITADRLDKARAAIEEYSTLFGDRYYLEIQDNHLAEQRKVNEVLIPWSKEMGIPLVATNDCHYLEHDDHVAHEVLLCVQTGKRLIDEDRWKFGTDQLYVKGHDEMLAAFPHAPEAVDETVRLAERCNLDMRFGDNKFPVYQVPAGRSLDEVLAEDARRGLDDRLAAAKAAGREIDVERYRERLESEIAMIQQMKFAGYFLIVADFINWAKEQGIPVGPGRGSAAGSLVS
- the guaA gene encoding glutamine-hydrolyzing GMP synthase, coding for MQTVLILDFGSQYTQLIARRVREAKVYCEIHPFNFPAESIRAMAPAAVILSGGPASVYDEGAPSPSPEIFELGVPMLGICYGMGILGLADGGVTLRSAHREYGQADVVIDNDDDLLAGFDKGGSTSVWMSHGDRLEKLPNGWESIAHTRNSPFAAIRCPSKRRWAVQFHPEVVHSRRGREILENFLFRICGLAADWTMENYIDAAVARIRKLVGDQQVVCGISGGVDSTVTAALIERAVPGQLTCVFVDNGLLREGEAEQVCAMLGPRFGDDFVFVDAADRFLDALAGIEDPEKKRKTIGGVFVDVFQDAALKPRPGRARATFLGQGTLYPDVIESESVKGPSAVIKSHHNVGGLPERLHMQLVEPLRELFKDEVRALGAVLGLPHDWLWRHPFPGPGLAVRVLGPITREFLTILRGADTIFIEEIRSADLYSEIWQAFAVLLPVRTVGVQGDYRTYDKVIALRAIVSEDGMTADWFRFPPDVLARTASRIANEVRGVNRVVYDISTKPPATVEWE
- the guaB gene encoding IMP dehydrogenase, with the translated sequence MEALDNLREALTFDDVLLVPGESSILPANADVSTRLTRQISLRIPLISAAMDTVTESRMAISMARVGGIGFIHRNLSPDDQAAEVARVKKSESWMVRDPLTVEPDVPLSLALELMSRHSISGLPVTTSGRLVGILTNRDVRFEKNLQRKVSELMTSEKLVTTRADITLEDATAKLHRNRIEKLLVVDDSGKLVGLITVKDIQKSIEFPSASKDVHGRLLCGAAVGVGIDRVARVQALVDAGVDVVAVDTAHGHSKNVLETVAEIKRTFPDLQVIGGNVATTEGSQALIDAGADGVKVGMGVGSICTTRIISGVGIPQLTAVVDACAAASKAGVPVIADGGIRFSGDITKALAAGASACMIGSLLAGTEESPGETVLYQGRTYKVYRGMGSLEAMRGGQSKDRYAQQETEDIKLVPEGIEGRTPFKGASGATIHQLVGGLKAGMGYIGAESLDDLRNKARFMRVSPAGLSESHVHDVVMTKEPPNYQRE
- a CDS encoding gamma carbonic anhydrase family protein — translated: MIRSYLQTTPRIDPTAWIAPSADVVGDVEIGPGSSVWYGTVVRGDVFPIRIGARTNIQDHSVLHVTHERYATVLHDDITIGHRVVLHGCTIESGALVGIGAIVLDQAVIGAGSLVGAGALVTPGTKVPPGMVVMGSPAKVIREVTDKERAWMEEAARNYVGYARNHSASD